ATTAGAAAACGTTCAAAGGAGAGGAGATTTCTTAGGAGCTTAGATCCGATTTACTTCTCAAATATACAAGGCATTTCATAAAGTTCACGGCATTACTCGCTGTCAAACGATTTCTAGGGTCGAAATAACACGATTCGCAAGAGTGACATTTTCACGAGAAACCTTTAGTTATGTAGTTATTCGCGATCGAAGTTGGCTGCGCGCGCATCGCCGCGCAGTGACTGCACTTCGATCACGAATAACCGGAGAACGGGGACCCCATTCGAAAAAAGTCACTCTTGTAATTCGATTTATTTTGTGATCAGGATTCGTTTTGGGTCGTATTGTTTTGGGCTTCGTGAAACATCTCGTATCGAGTCATCCGTAGGATGCTCGCTCGCGACGCGAGCGGTGACTATAAACACTCGAACACGGTCGctgatataataatttatttttctacagtTTGAGTCGCCGAGTTGATCACAGACCAAGATGACTCGAGTACGTTTCAACGCACACACGATTACGATGGGAGGATACGAGGGCGCGATTTAAATCCTTTTGTCGGTAACTATTAGTTCGTAAAACGTGAAGCCTGGAGTTAGTCCTGCGCGTTACGCTGAGACCGAGTACATAAACGTTACATTTAAGTATAAACATGTCGGAACAAGTTGGACACTTGTATTCGTGCTCAGTTCTTTTTGTAACAGAACGTTTCTCCTGAATtttaagtaaaagaaaaatcatttcaTTCGCACGTTCGTTTGCAAGAAACGATGCGTCTTGAGCGATTGGACTCCATCTTGCAGAATGCTTTTTTTCTAacgatgtatatatattttcgtgACTCACGTGCGGCCCGAAAGGGTCGAAAACACGAGTAGAAGCAGAGAGAAAACGGTgtgatttaaaaaacaaaaaaaaaaaaatacgagaaaGCACGGCCTAAGCGGGACGAAAAATCGGACAGACTGGGGTACATATAGCGATAGAGAACCACTGAGAATTCGAAACGAACTCTTTCGAAGGAAAGTAGAGGTAATCGAACTTTCTcgggggtcgtgtttggactcattttcatcgggaagacctcgccaatccattgataatactctcacgaagatataacaatgaatatatatatatataaaaaaaaaaatttgtattttcagtAGTGGATGAAATTCGATCCCACGGGCGATAAAGATCGCTACGAATCGACGGGTCGCTTCTGCTGAACAAACGGAAACGGTGATTGGAAATGCATTCAGTTTCCTCAATGcgggggaaaaatttgtttcttctaaGCGGGGATCGCTGTAAAAGGGGTTTCTCGACTCGACGCTACGAGGTGACCCAACGCGATCAAAATTAACGGTGCTGTTGACACTATCGATCGTTTCCACTTAGATGAAGGGCTTTTCTTcgccaggaatttttggaatcgcACAAAAGAAtaacgaagggaaaaaaaatagaCAAAAAGGGGGGGGGGAAAGGATCATATCGCGCGATACTCGATCTCAAACCTTCTCCAGCCATATCGCGTACTTCCAATTGTATCTATCCGGCGCTCGACAGAATCGACACAGTTCATGCATCTTCGTGTACACAATGGGGGACAAAGATGGAGAGGGTCCGAGGAGAAGACTATGAAATAAATATGTACACTCGCGCGAACGTTCACGTCACACCGGACGGAGATCTTGTAAAGTAGCAATAAAAGGAACTTCGTGTACATACGTTGCGTATAATAAGAACAACGGGTCGAACGAACGGACGGTAatgacaaaaagaaaagaaagaaaaaaaaataagaaaaaatggcTGTCTTTCAACGTCGTCGGTGGTATGAGAAGAGGGTAGAAACGACCCGGCCGAATGTGTGTATAGTCGTGTAAGGAGAATTATGTCATTGTAGATATCCTAGTACCTTAGATGTGAGACTACGAAGAGGGAACAGTTGTTGTAAACTTTCGAAGTATACTTCTTCAAATTGGGGGTTGGGGGGGGGGCGTTACGCCGGGGACTCGCGGGAGGCGAGTGGAATCATGCGACTGTAAAATAAACGGCCCCTTTGCCGATGTAAAACCATGtgatttttcttctccttcctttGGGGTTGCGTGTACAGGGTGTCGAAACTACTGGTAtggggtttctttttttctaaattgagaaaaatatttttttcttcaattatttaaGATCTTATCAAATTTTCATTGTGGAAGTTTATCGTTTAATATGATTAAATTtcttcgtatatatatatatatataaaaattttgtttaatatgtAATTCTTTTTTCGAAACCCTTCTTATATCTGAAGTTTTTAAACACCATTAACGATGTTGATAGCAATGAGACATCCTGtacgttaaattttttttttattcaatacaAGATTGAcgtaatatttttcttgtattttattCTTCTCGCCAAGAGGTATCCAGAGataattgttttaatttaaaAGGTAGGTAAAGTAGGTCTTGTTTAGTAATTTTATTGCATCGTGATGAtacagaaaatgaaaaatggagaaacaataaaaggattgattatatttataaaaattttatatgaTGTTGACaattattttagttattttttattaaacacaAAAGCTATTTTTGGAAATAAAACATTTCATCGAACAAAAGCAGcaataaagaaaatttagatTACTTTCAATTCGAGTTTCATTTTACTTTTGATTCGACCGATAGAGATTGCAAATTTAATTGttatttcgattaaataattttaattggacAATTTTCTAAGGAAATTTGGAACATTTTGTAgtgcagaaaggaagaaaaaacaatttcaCGATGAGAGGAATGTGATACCatgagtaagtagaatgtggatcGGACGAGTATATGGTCAGACACATTGGCGTCGAATTGGAAACTTTGAATTTACATATATTCATTCttcttaattaaattataattaaaatatcgattacacACCGAGGGGGTGCAAATAAACCGACGAACCATTGGAAGaactttattttcaaatttatttcgaacatATACGAAAGTTCTTTACAGTACGAAGCGACTGATCGAAGAATAGTTTTAAATCATTTGACTATGTTTGTCCTCTCGCATCTTGAAAAAGAATGATCTGTCTCAAAATAATAGAACGAAAGGAATCAATCCCAGCGTCTACATTAATTTTACGTTCAACTACTACGACAGCGAAAACCGTGATCTCTTTATAAAAATCAAATCTTCGTAttcaattttcttcattttttatggaaaattttGCACCGttttatggaaaaatattttcgattcgcAGAAATTACTTTTGTTCTCTTTTTATAAATCAGCGAGTCCTTGGCCTGAATCATCGTTACACCGCAGAAAGTACAATTTCATcgaggtgaaaaaaaaatttttctcctcAATgattatgtatatgtatatatactttcAACGTTGCACATTAAAAAAAGATTAGAGTGCGGCGTTGTTCTCCGTCAGCGTGACAAGATCTCAggattattttagaaatttcgttGCTTATCAATAAATAGCAGAACGCTtagaatgtacagggtgtcccataaAAATCTGGACATAATGTTTCGGGGGAATGATTTGgactttcaaaaataatttaaacgttcGTGTAAACATTTAATACACCCACCTTCTCGATAATTGTTTCTGCATCGTGCCAGTCCTCGCACATAATATTATTAGAAATTTGCACAGAGCATTATGAAAGCGTTTACAAATAGTTAACAAGATCGCATACGAGACACAAACCGTAGATCGAGAACATCGtgttgataaatatttataaaaacatatttttattactttcgttTATTCTATTCACGTTCAAAATCGTGTCCAGATTTTAtgaaacaccttgtatataTTAGTTACAATACACGTATAGTATATATGTGTACATGTACAATTCACGATTATCTTGTGCAAAGTACCAACGGTACGTAACCCGAAGAAAAATATCTCTTAGCgcgtttctttttataaaagtcgaaactcgaaaTTCAATCGATTTCTACGAAACAATACGTATCAATGAATCGGTAATATCGACCGGTCGAAATTATAGTTacatcgatggaaaattgattACAAAGTATGTATGTACttaaattgttattaaataggaaataaaagcaaaaagatatttattcgaaaaattagaaaaattacgaaGAGACGGTTGAACGAAAAACGTTTCGAGGATTTCGAATTTCACTTCGAGTTTCATTAACGCTAAAGAGCACTCCAACAGGCTGCCTTAACGTTACAATTAGCACGAAGCGGGAAGAGAATTTCAACGATCTGACGATCGCGCATGCGCCGTAGATTACCGAGCCTCCCGGTCCACCGTGAGCTTTTAATTTCTCGACGAGGACGCAGCTCGTGATTCGCTTAAAATTACGGTTTAAATGTTGGAGCGATTGTCGTCGAGAGAGAATCGTGTAAAGCACTTGAAGAGTCACGGATTTTTACCTAATTGTGCCTGCTTGTGCACGCTCTTgtgtatacagggtggtccGTAAAAACAGTCCGCCTTGATGCTAAGCAGTTTCGTTATTTTAATCAATAGAAAGAAACGTTAATAATGAGATTTATAGACTTCGAAGGAACCTTAATATGGGGAGAATAGTTCCTTTGTGTGTGACCTCGTAGATAAGATTCGAAGgtcaagtttattttatttttctgaaaTGCAATGACAGTTCTTTATGGTGgaatttaatcgaacaatgaattctgagaataaaaatattgaaaacaaaaatattacggTGTATCTGGTTCTTCAGTGTTATTCAAGGTCAAATTGTAAGTTTATAATAATTGAATATCTCGAAAAATTAGTAAAAGGAAAACTATTACCATCGTATTGTGTTCCTATcaaagccatacaatttttgttAGCGACACTTTTTGTTATCGATTAAAGTAACGATGATATTACAGTGGTCTGTTTTTAGTGAACCACCCTGtagatgagaaaaaaaaagatcagTCCTTGGAAGGAATTGCGAGTTGCATTGGGCCAGACATTTAAGGCCTGAGACTAAGCAAAAATTTGTCGATACTGTTGACACTTTACCTACTCATTGTACCATCATTTTAACAACTCGagactgatttttctttctccctagatTACATCGCATTAGCTTTTAGATTTTTCACGTGGACGAGGTTCTCAAAGTCACTTCGCGAGACTTAAAATATTGCACAACgcgttttttattttgtttcgacAAATATCTCGGTTGAATAATTGGAagattttaattatataaaatcgaaaataattcttgatttcgatattttcaattttccaatactCACAATTCGTTCTGCGGAGGAAAAATACGCGGTGTTTTTTATCcggttaattttttaaaatatttcattcaattCTATTCAATTATCGAATTGTTTAAATTGTATTCTACACGTGTACCTCGCCCGCTTGAAAATGTTGCAGcaacgataaattttcaattattatttaccgCTCACTGTTTTTACAGTAAAAATGCTCGTTAACGCTGCGGTTAAATTATTCAGCACCGTATCAAAATGCCACCCTTTGCTCCGAAATTCCGCTTTTAGCCGCTGAATTCGTGCACTCCGTACACCCTGAATATATCTAAACAATCAACATCTAAACAATCTGCGTTCAGTTTTATTGTATCCTGTCAAGCTCGTTCGTTACATTCTATTTTGAACTACGTGTTACTTTCGATCTTCCGACACCTTGTACATTTATGGTATCTATTTTTGTCACTCAACGTCTCTCGAATGAAGTGAGCCCTTGATCCGTAATTTCTTAGCCACGCACACTTAAACAACTTTTTTCCCTCCCATTATGGAGATCTCAATGAATAATTTGTCCACAAGAGgcaattaaaattgttaaatatataatttctttaCGATATAGCGAAGCTGTTCAGAACTACGGTACTCGTCAGTCTTGATGCACTTCGCTGCAATTCGTTCTACAGAACGGGACCCAGATTGCGCAATTCCTCAAacattattcaatattttcgcgtcaatattttcgagaaagaaatggaaaagaaatgaTCGTCGTACGAAACTTTCAATCCCTACAATTCCAATAGAGATTTCACAACATACAGCCTTAATCGTTCCACACAAACAACTCCAAACAtctacaaaaattcaaaaagccTCTTCAAGAGGCTTTCATTATCTGATTCACCTCCAAATAAAGAATCCAACGAACCAGGAACAAGAAAATAGACCTATAATCCAACTGAAAATAAATTCTCATAAACGAGAGCCCGTGACAAACAACCTTAAACTTTCTGTTCAAACTTCCATCGAGATTCACTTCACTGCCCTTTCAAAGTACAATAGAAAACATAATTTACCTCGAACTTCCTCAAGTTTCTTGTTTAATCTTGTTTAAATTTCTTCAAACTTTCACTCGCACATTGAAACTTATTTAAACTTCTTCAAACTTCTTCAAACTTCTTCAAACTTCTTCAAACTTGTTTGAGGTGCAGAAAGTCAACACAATCGATTGATCGGACAAGTTAATTGCCAAGAGGATCGCCGGCGCCCGGTCGACTGAACTCCTGCGACGTGGCAGGTTGTCGATCGGGCACCAGCAGCCATCCTCACGTCCTCACAAACTTGTAAACAACACCGAAGACCAATACGCTGACCAGAACCAGAACCAGCGCGGTGACCACCTTAGCAAACGCGTTCAAACCGCTCTCCGTGTGCTGTTGAGGCCTCCTGGTGGGAATGCTCTGCTTCGAGGCCAAACCACGAGCCAACGCGGGGAACGCGAGGCTCTGGGTGAAGGTCAGCTTGTGCAAGGACTCCGAGAGAGAGTACGGACCTACGGAGCCACGTGCTGCTGCCCTCAGGAGGGAATACTCCAGGTCCAGAGCGTCGAACATGCTGTACCTGTTGAACAAACAAGACGTTTACTTTGGTGACGTCATAAAGAATGGCGTGTGACACCTCGGTCTCTTATTCACGCTAGAGTGCAACTTGAAGGATCTGTCTAGTTTGGAATACTGAAAATTGggcgatatttaatatttttttttaggacACTATTAGACGTATGGATTTTAAGTTTTGTACACGTTATAttcatttataatttttcaagcTGTATGAATTTTTTTAGGTACAAATAATTCTATTTGTCGATTGCATACTAGTATAGAGTTATAGAGTCCTATTTGTTGAAGGACCAACTCCTCAGGTGCGAACGGGACAGATATACATCTTTTTAGTACCCGAGGAGATCAAAATAGGACCGATCGTAACTCCAGATGCAATTTCTTCGTACACGTACTGTAGATATAAATTTTTGGAATACACGTGAATATTTTGGGCAAGAACCTAACTAACGTCAGTGTATTTCATTTGAAGAGTGTACGAGACGTAAAACTTGAGAATTAAAAAACAGTAAAAATGACAGAATTATTAGAAACGCGACAAACTGATTAAAATacacattattattttaaaaaaatttctatttggaCGACTCCTCCACAATATTctcgaaaaacaatcaaaaagaACCCACACCGTAGTCTTATTAGCAAAATATAgtaatccccgctttcaagcaacaTCGTCTCTAGATCGCTTGAAAACGGGGTAGCAATTTTTATCTCACACGGAGGATAGTTTCATATATGCACACGAACAATGAAAGGGACAAATTCCTTCACTCGGATCTGATGTAAaagttgtcacttgaaagcggggataaTCCTGACAACCGATTCGTACAAGTTAATTATTTGATACCAAGACTTTGAGGCTTCTAAACGACCACTTTCGTAATACTTGGTTTGTTTTATGTTACTGTAAAGCTTGTCGAATGAAACTGAAACTAAATTCCTTCACTCGGATCTGATGTAAaagttgtcacttgaaagcggggattaaGCTAACGACCGATTCGTACAAGTTAATTATCTAATACTAAGACTTTGCAGCTTCAAAATAACCACTTTCGTAATACTTGGTTTGTTTTATGTTACTGTAAAGCCTGTCGAATGAAACTGAAACTAAATTCCTTCACTCGGATCTGATGTAAaagttgtcacttgaaagcggggataaTCCTGACAACCGATTCGTACAAGTTAATTATTTGATACCAAGACTTTGAGGCTTCTAAACGACCACTTTCGTAATACTTGGTTTGTTTTATGCCACTGTAAAGCCTGTCGAATGAAACTGAAACCGCGTACACAGTTGGATCGATTCAGTGTCTGGGTGAAGGTTTCACCCTTGAAACTTCAGGGCGCGATGAAAAGAAAGGAGGCGAAGTCGAGACGATTTCCGTCTTCGGGGAAAAGCACGAATTATTCGGATACCAGCCGCGATTAATATCACCGGGTGCATAATGAAAGGGCGTTGGGTGGTAACTCCACGTGCTCGGGGTTGCTGGTCGTCGTATTTGCATGGTGCCAGGGTCGCGCCTTGACATGAGCCAAGATCGACGTCAGACCGTGTCAGCCCGAGGGATTATTTCTAGCTCCACTTTCCCCGTGTAGTAATTTCCACGGATCGGGAACAGAGACCTTCGGGGACTTCCTCGCGCGGGTTGATGGTTCTACAAATGCTGCTTCTCATTTTTCTGGAGGCCTCGACTTTGCAAATGACAAAAGAAAACGAGCTTCCGTTTCTCGTTTGCAATTCTCCGGTCGaggattggaattttttttttctttttttttttttttttgaagatgaCGGAATACCGTAAACTTGGAAGAAACATCCCCCAAATATCACCCCTTCGATTTTGACGAAACTTTGTCGGTTTATGGGGCAGTAAAAAATTAGGGGCACGTAAGTTTTCTTGGCTGCAGAAACGAAAGCAAGATTAAGGGTCTTTcctcgaaatttttaataatttttttgttaaaCGCTATGAAATTTATTAGATTGAATGAGTGTTTGGAAATGTATGAAAATAGATTGCTTCGTGAGTGTTTCATATTTTTTGTGTacgcatttttctcgaatataaattatttgaataaaatttgattatatttgtatacatataCCGGTAGAAAAAATAAACCAGTCACTTTTGctacttttattttcaaaattatcgaaaagacAATAATATACAATGTAATAATTAGTCCCAAATTTTTTTACATTGTATTAATATTGTACACATATTGACAATTTTTAAACACAACGagtaattgcaaaaattgtcttTAGACGATAGTAAACATTTCCATGTGATTTACTAACgttcgtattaattttttttggtCAATGAGTTCTTCGTgttattttctataaaaaacCATACAGAATTTCTTCAAAAGCTTATCTTACTCGAGAATATGTACTGTCCATGCGTGAAAAGAAGGCAACCTCATGTTTCCATCCCCACTCTAGTTCACAAACTACTAACTCCCCTACCGCTGCACGCCTTATCGCTATTGGTCACTCTCGATCTCCGTCACCGCTCTCAGCCAATAGCAGCAATGCGTGCTCCGGTAGGAGAGCTAGAAGCGGGGATATACACACTCGTTAGCCATCTTCTCGCAGACGGACACTACACACACACTCGATGATTTTCAACGCGGCTGCAACCTTGAGAAGAGatgaaaaacttaaaaaatgttaccttttaaaaaataaatacgtgTCCCCCATTTTTCAGCGCTCCAAAAACCCAAACAAAGTTTCGTCAGAATGAAGCTATGGAAGCACTATTCAAAGTCCTTCGTTAGTGTACTACGATGACTAGAATGAACACGATAGCcagttttaatattaattagtaCTCCGAATTAATGAATGAAACTGGACAAAAATTGTGCCCCAAATACGAATTAACTTCGGTGTGACACAAGTTGGCGCACGATTGGCGGTTTGGAATTGTTTCGCGGGACCAGTGGCATTAAGGTCGACggtaataatttttgtaaattatctgGCCACGTATCGCGAAACATCGATGGAATCAGCCGTAACGATCCCGTGGTATTTATATCGTGTGTCACGCGTACGACACGCCGGTACATTCACGCGAGACCTTTGTTGACCTATTACCGATTTAATAATTCATTGTCCGGTGTACGTTTGTAGTAGCAACAAGTTCATCAATGTGGAACGACGACATCGACGATGATAGGAGATTGAATCACCGAGGGTGCCCTTTCTCCACCTGTCGCTATATTTACAGGGAAATGTCAGGTGTAGTCGTAAATGTACTGTGCAAATTGACTCGAACGGGCCGGTACGGCTTATCGCGATCAACGCAAGGAATAATTCTGATTTCCTTGTTCGTGGACTCGTTGGATAAAAATTTCCATAGTCGGGAACTGGTCTCGGATTGTTATCATCGGTTTAGAATTATTTAACTCGCTTTTTTTTCTCGACACGCCGGCAAATAAATTTCCAGATGGTGATTATTAACTTGCGAGATTCGGTATCGTTCAATCCTCGTAATGTCGACGGTTTAGGCGATCAGGGGTGAGGCCGCGCGTGGGTCAAAACTGACCCGTGATTTGACCACGTACAAATATCTCGAAGAAAGATTCCATTATTTTGtgatatttttcttaatttttaggAAAAGTTGTACTAATGATATATTATTAATTGCTATTAATTGTACAATAGGAAGGTCTATCTGGGTCTCAAGAGACCCAGATGTGATATGGCGAGGGTTAAATGTGAGCGTTTAAGTATTTGAGAAAAAGATAGGAATCTCGTTTGAGGAATTTATTTGGTAAGAGGCAGAGGTTTGTTAGATTGGATACGTTTCACATAACAAGACTATTCTTGACACAATACTGGGGGATACTTGACGGTAATCCGTATCACAGCAGGAAGCCTTAATGGCTTGTGGCATCACAATGGAAACGATTGAACGTTCAGTGTCGGGTGGCTGAACAATGTCTATTTGGATGAAAGATTTGAAcaatgaataaaagaaaaactagtttatatatacaaaatactaattataaaaattttgccTATTTCTAAACAATATAAACCTTTAAATGTTTAGGGAGAAAAAATGACTGGGGTGTTTTTCCGGTGAAAAGGGCAACGAAGATTTTTTGGAGTGTTAATAATCAATTAACGTCGTTtataacgaatgaaaaaaaatctattcaatatttatgaaatgtaaattatagaataaaatacttcagaataatcgaataaaaatataattaatcgtcaccttttatttgaataaaattttcccctattctaaataatataaatctttAAATATTCGGGATAAAAAAAGAACCGAGGCAAGTGCTTTTCCGGTGAAAAGAGCAACGCAGATTTTTGGAGTGTTAATAATCAATTATCGTCGTTCACAACGAACAATAAAaatctatttaatatttatgaaatgtaATTATAGAATATGTAAttatggaataaaatatttcagaattgttgaataaaaatataactaatttgaataaaattttctccgtttctaaataatataaacatttaaatatttggTAACAAAAAAGAACCGAGGCAAGTATTTTTCCGACGATTTTCTGAAGTGTTAATAATCAATTAACATTATTTGcaacaaataaaaagaaatccacttaatatttatgaaatctAAATCatataatgaaatatttcccaatgatgaaataaaaatataattccatCGTCACCTTTTAATGTTTGGGAACAAAAAGAAGCTAAGGCAAGTGTTTTTCCCATGAAAAGGGTAACAAAGATTTTTTGGAGTATTCATAATCAATTAACATCGTTTACAAGGAACAACAAAAATCTacttaatatttatgaaatctaaatcatataataaaatattttccaatgatgaaataaaaatatcatttatCGTCACTTTTTAATGTTTGGGAACAGAAAGAAGGTAAGGCAGGTGTTTTTCCTATGATAAGGGCAACGAAGGTATTTCGTAGTGTTAATAATCAATTAACATTATTTacaacgaataaaatgaaatttacttaatatttatgaaatgtaaatcatataataaaatatttcgcaatgatcaaatacaaatataattccATCATCATCTTTTAATGTTTGGGAACAAAAAGAAGGTAAGGCAGGTGTTTTTCCTATGATAAGGGCAACGAAGGTATTTCGTAGTGTTAATAATCAATTAACATCGTTTACAACGAACAACAAAAATCTacttaatatttatgaaatgtaATTATAGAATATGtaattatagaataaaatatttcagaattattgaataaaaatataactaagttgaataaaattttctccgtttctaaataatataaatatttggtAACAAAAAAGAACCGAGGCAAGTATTTGTCCGAAGTGTTAATAATCAATTAACATTATTTAcaacaaataaaaagaaatccacttaatatttatgaaatctaaatcatataataaaatatttcccaatgatgaaataaaaatatcattcaTCGTCACCTTTTAATGTTTCAGAACAGAAAGAAGCTAAGGCAGGTGTTTTTCCCACGATAAGGGCAACGAAGATATTTCGAAGTGTTAATAATCAATTAACATAGTTTACCTGCTGCTACGTCTCCTGTCTTGAGAGTGCATCGAGGCGACAGCCGAGCTGGGCATAGATCGTAGACTGCTGGTGGTCGAACTGGAAGGACTCGGCGGGAGTGGTGGTGGTTCTTCGTCTATGGACGCTCTGTCAGGGGTTGGCGGATTCTTAGACCCGGAATTGTGGTGATTGTGATGCAGATGATGCAGCTGCAGTCGAGCGTGATCCGGATGGAGTAGACTGGCGCGTCGCGATTGTTGCGGCGTCGCGGCGGGGCTGGTGCTCGCTACGCCGCAGGGCGATGGCGATGCCTTTTAACACATCGTTCGTGTGGTA
This window of the Ptiloglossa arizonensis isolate GNS036 chromosome 5, iyPtiAriz1_principal, whole genome shotgun sequence genome carries:
- the LOC143146755 gene encoding uncharacterized protein LOC143146755 isoform X2, translating into MQKPLRELSRLCLGTGEQSNVVTAEVSVETRGGLPLLQVWPSDSPRGEADGQAQAFVFPDVQENVNDSGIESIQASPSPCGVASTSPAATPQQSRRASLLHPDHARLQLHHLHHNHHNSGSKNPPTPDRASIDEEPPPLPPSPSSSTTSSLRSMPSSAVASMHSQDRRRSSRYSMFDALDLEYSLLRAAARGSVGPYSLSESLHKLTFTQSLAFPALARGLASKQSIPTRRPQQHTESGLNAFAKVVTALVLVLVSVLVFGVVYKFVRT
- the LOC143146755 gene encoding uncharacterized protein LOC143146755 isoform X1, which encodes MQKPLRELSRLCLGTGEQSNVVTAEVSVETRGGLPLLQVWPSDSPRGEADGQAQAFVFPDVQENVNDSGIESIQVAFARNASPSPCGVASTSPAATPQQSRRASLLHPDHARLQLHHLHHNHHNSGSKNPPTPDRASIDEEPPPLPPSPSSSTTSSLRSMPSSAVASMHSQDRRRSSRYSMFDALDLEYSLLRAAARGSVGPYSLSESLHKLTFTQSLAFPALARGLASKQSIPTRRPQQHTESGLNAFAKVVTALVLVLVSVLVFGVVYKFVRT